From the genome of Ziziphus jujuba cultivar Dongzao chromosome 6, ASM3175591v1, one region includes:
- the LOC107431319 gene encoding alcohol acyl transferase 1 allele GSa-like, with protein sequence MAISSSLPCLAFHVKRCKPELVVPSKPTPYEVKYLSDIDDQEGLRFQVPLLWFYKNNNNRNNATPSMELGKDPVKVIREGLGEALVYYYPLAGRLMEGYNRKLIVECNGKGVLFIEADADISLDQLGDRIQPPCSFLDEFLCNVSGSEGILGSPLFLIQVTRLACGGFVLALRFNHTICDAFGVFQFLKTIAEMANGAEEPSIPPVWQRELLSARNPPRVTCIHHEFQQAMTGKVNLDQTNLVQRSFFFGPKQMMAIRAHLPPKLGSFSRYELLTACLWRCRTLALKLDPQDVVRVSCLVTARGRNRGPNLPLGYYGNAFAYPAAVSKAGVLCKNSLGYAAELVKKAKAEMSQEYIRSVADLMVIKGRPPYIEKGNFLVSDMTNARLGDVDFGWGLPEYAGPAMAFPRISFYVKYRNKREDGILVPICLPFLAMERFQKELMAMTQEEKPKAIKITSTL encoded by the exons ATGgcaatatcatcatcattaccATGCTTAGCATTTCATGTGAAACGTTGTAAACCAGAACTAGTTGTCCCCTCAAAACCAACGCCTTATGAAGTAAAGTACCTCTCGGACATTGATGACCAAGAGGGCTTAAGATTTCAAGTTCCACTTCTATGGTTTTAcaagaataataacaacagaAATAATGCTACTCCTTCAATGGAATTGGGAAAAGACCCTGTTAAGGTTATTAGGGAAGGACTTGGTGAGGCACTGGTTTATTACTATCCACTTGCCGGTAGACTTATGGAAGGTTATAATAGGAAGCTTATAGTGGAATGCAACGGCAAAGGGGTTTTGTTCATTGAGGCTGATGCTGATATTAGCCTTGACCAATTGGGTGATAGAATTCAACCTCCATGTTCATTTCTTGATGAGTTTCTTTGTAATGTTTCAGGATCTGAGGGTATTCTTGGTAGTCCATTGTTTTTAATTCAG GTGACTCGTTTGGCATGTGGAGGTTTTGTTTTGGCGTTGCGGTTTAACCACACAATATGCGATGCATTTGGAGTGTTTCAGTTCTTGAAAACAATAGCAGAGATGGCAAATGGAGCAGAGGAGCCTTCTATTCCACCAGTATGGCAGAGGGAGCTCTTATCTGCTCGAAACCCACCTCGAGTTACTTGCATACACCATGAATTTCAACAAGCAATGACTGGTAAGGTGAACTTGGACCAAACCAATCTGGTCCAACGCTCTTTCTTCTTTGGTCCTAAACAAATGATGGCCATCCGAGCTCATCTTCCTCCAAAACTTGGCTCTTTTTCCCGGTATGAGTTACTAACAGCTTGTCTATGGAGATGTCGAACACTTGCGCTGAAACTTGACCCACAAGACGTTGTTCGAGTTTCATGCTTAGTGACTGCTAGAGGCAGGAACCGCGGTCCAAATCTGCCTTTAGGGTACTATGGCAATGCATTTGCATATCCAGCTGCAGTTTCAAAAGCCGGAGTTTTATGCAAAAACTCGTTGGGATATGCAGCGGAGTTGGTGAAGAAAGCAAAAGCCGAAATGAGTCAAGAGTACATAAGATCCGTAGCAGATCTTATGGTCATCAAAGGAAGACCACCTTATATAGAAAAAGGGAATTTTCTTGTTAGTGATATGACAAACGCTCGGTTAGGAGATGTGGATTTTGGTTGGGGTTTGCCTGAATATGCTGGACCTGCCATGGCTTTCCCTCGGATTAGCTTCTATGTGAAGTATAGAAACAAACGTGAAGATGGGATTTTGGTACCAATTTGCTTGCCTTTTTTGGccatggaaaggtttcaaaaaGAGCTTATGGCAATGACTCAAGAGGAAAAACCTAAAGCCATTAAAATTACATCCACACTTTAA